The nucleotide window CTTCTTTGTATCCCGTTCGTCCCGAGGTAGCAGCCAATACGCTGACTGACGAGGCCACTTACAAGGCCATGTACCAGCAGTCGGTCGTCAACCCGGACGGCTTCTGGCGTGAACAAGCCAAGCGACTCGACTGGATCAAGCCTTTCACCACGGTGAAGCAGACGTCCTTCGACGATCACCATGTCGACATCAAGTGGTTCGCCGACGGCACGCTGAACGTTTCCTACAACTGCCTCGACCGTCATCTGGCCGAGCGCGGCGATCAAATCGCGATCATTTGGGAAGGGGATGACCCCGCCGAAAGCCGCAACATCACCTACCGCGAGTTGCATGAAGAAGTCTGCAAGTTCGCCAACGCCTTGCGCGGCCAGGATGTACACCGCGGCGATGTGGTGACGATCTATATGCCGATGATTCCCGAAGCCGTGGTTGCCATGCTGGCCTGCACCCGGATCGGCGCGATTCACTCGGTGGTGTTCGGTGGTTTCTCGCCGGAAGCTTTGGCTGGCCGCATCATCGACTGCAAATCCAAAGTGGTGATCACTGCCGACGAAGGTGTTCGTGCCGGCAAGAAGATCCCGCTCAAGTCCAACGTCGACGACGCGCTGACCAACCCGGAAACCAGCAGCATTCAGAAAGTCATCGTGTGCAAGCGCACCGGTGGCAACATCAAGTGGAACCAGCATCGCGACATCTGGTACGAAGACCTGATGAAAGTGGCGGGCAGTGTGTGCGCGCCGAAAGAAATGGGCGCCGAAGAAGCGCTGTTCATCCTTTATACCTCCGGCTCCACCGGCAAGCCGAAGGGTGTGCAGCACACCACCGGCGGTTACCTGCTGTATGCGGCGATGACCCACGAGCGCGTGTTCGACTACCGCCCGGGCGAGATCTACTGGTGCACCGCCGACGTCGGTTGGGTTACCGGCCACACCTACATCGTCTACGGCCCGCTGGCCAATGGCGCGACCACGTTGCTGTTCGAAGGCGTGCCGAACTACCCGGACATCACCCGGGTGGCGAAGATCGTCGACAAGCACAAGGTCAACATCCTCTACACTGCGCCGACCGCGATCCGCGCGATGATGGCGTCGGGTACCGCCGCTGTCGAAGGCGCCGATGGCAGCAGCCTGCGTCTGTTGGGCTCGGTCGGTGAGCCGATTAACCCGGAAGCGTGGGACTGGTACTACAAGAATGTCGGCCAATCCCGTTGCCCGATCGTGGATACCTGGTGGCAGACCGAAACAGGCGGCAACATGATGAGCCCGCTGCCGGGTGCTCATGGTCTGAAGCCTGGCTCTGCGGCACGGCCGTTTTTCGGCGTGGTGCCGGCGCTGGTGGACAACCTGGGCAACATCATCGAAGGCGTTGCCGAGGGCAACCTGGTGATTCTCGATTCGTGGCCAGGCCAGGCGCGCACGCTGTATGGCGACCATGATCGCTTCGTCGACACCTATTTCAAGACCTTCCGTGGCATGTATTTCACCGGTGACGGTGCGCGTCGTGACGCAGACGGTTACTACTGGATCACCGGTCGCGTGGATGACGTGCTCAACGTTTCCGGGCATCGCATGGGCACCGCCGAGATCGAAAGCGCGATGGTCGCTCACCCGAAAGTCGCTGAGGCGGCGGTGGTGGGTGTGCCGCACGACATTAAAGGGCAGGGCATTTATGTCTACGTCACGTTGATCGCTGGCGAAGAGCCGAGCGAGCAACTGCGCCTGGAGCTGAAGAACTGGGTGCGTAAAGAGATCGGCCCGATTGCCTCGCCGGATGTCATCCAGTGGGCGCCGGGCCTGCCGAAAACCCGTTCGGGCAAAATCATGCGCCGCATTCTGCGCAAGATTGCCACGGCGGAATACGACGGGTTGGGGGATATTTCGACCCTGGCCGATCCGGGTGTGGTGCAGCATTTGATTGATACGCACAAGACCATGAACGTCGCGTAAGCGCCGATTCCTGAGTCATCGAAGCCCCACCAGGTGTTGAGCTTGGTGGGGTTTTTTATGCTTTGGGTTTTTGTGTTGGCCGTTCTGGCCTCATCGCGAGCAGGCTCGCTCCCACATTTGGAATGCGTTCCCCTGTGGGAGCGAGCCTGCTCGCGAAGGCGATCTGACAGGCAACACATAAACAACTACCAATAATTATCGGCTTCCCCCGTCGGCGCTTTCCCAATGTTACCCATCACCCTTCAAGTAACTGAATGTGTAACCGCGCGCCCGACAACGAGGCATTGAGAAACGCTAAGCCCTGTTTCAGGGCCTCTCAACCCTGCCTGAAAAATAAGACACCACGCTGCGCTTGCTGGATTAGAAGGGTTTGCCAATAATGGGCCCGCAATTTGCAATATAGATCGGTTCAAAGTCTTTTGCTCTTGCATGAAATTGCAAGACTGTCAACGCGCTCAAGCGGCTTTTTCGGTGCATCTGTAATTTGTTGTCGCATTGAAGAAATATCGGCTTCGGGCCTGTCGTTAGAATGCCGATCACTCGCTCGTCGTTGTCTGCGTTGAAATCCATCGCAGTCATCCCAGGACGCAGCACCGCTTTCTGTTTAACCCATTCGCATATTGGGCTGTCGCTCACTCTGCCGTTTTTGCCCTTTACCGATGGAGTCCCAAGATGAAGAAACTCGTGCTGCTTGGCGCCCTGGCACTGTCCGTGCTGTCCCTGCCGACATTCGCCGATGAAAAACCTCTGAAAATCGGTATCGAGGCGGCTTACCCTCCGTTCGCCTCCAAAGCACCGGACGGCAGCATCGTGGGTTTCGACTACGACATCGGCAACGCCCTGTGTGAAGAGATGAAGGTCAAGTGCCAGTGGGTCGAGCAAGAGTTCGACGGCCTGATCCCGGCACTCAAGGTGCGCAAGATCGACGCGATTCTGTCGTCCATGTCGATCACAGAAGACCGCAAGAAGTCCGTGGACTTCACCAACAAGTACTACAACACCCCGGCGCGGCTGGCCATGAAGGCCGGCACTCAAGTCAGCGAAAGCCTGGCTGAGCTGAAGGGCAAGAACATCGGCGTGCAACGTGGTTCGATCCACGAGCGCTTCGCCCGCGAAGTCCTGGCCCCACTGGGTGCCGAGATCAAGCCTTACGGTTCGCAGAACGAAATCTACCTCGACGTGGCCGCCGGTCGCCTCGACGGCACCGTGGCAGACGCGACCCTGCTGGATGATGGCTTCCTGAAAACCGACGCCGGCAAAGGCTTCGCCTTCGTTGGCCCGGCGTTCACCGACGAGAAGTACTTCGGCGACGGCATCGGTATCGCCGTACGCAAAGGCGACGCCTTGAAAGACAAGATCAACACCGCGATCACTGCCATTCGCGCGAACGGCAAGTACAAGCAAATCCAGGACAAGTACTTCGCCTTCGATATCTACGGCAAGTAACCGTCCCCGCAACAAGTCCGAAATGGCGCAAGCAACAGGATCTCTGAGGTTTGCGCCATTTTTTCATCCCAACTTTCGAGGACCTGAATCATGTTGAAAGGCTACGGGGCTGTCATCCTCGATGGCGCATGGCTGACGCTTCAGCTCGCCTTGTCGTCCATGGCCCTGGCCATCGTTCTGGGGCTGATCGGCGTTGCGCTACGTCTGTCGCCGGTGCGCTGGCTGGCCTGGCTGGGCGATCTGTATTCCACGGTGATCCGCGGTATTCCCGATCTGGTGCTGATCCTGCTGATTTTCTACGGCGGCCAGGACCTGCTCAACCGCGTCGCGCCGATGCTCGGTTATGACGACTACATCGACCTGAACCCGCTGGCCGCCGGTATCGGCACCCTGGGCTTCATCTTCGGTGCGTACCTGTCCGAAACCTTTCGTGGTGCGTTCATGGCGATTCCCAAAGGCCAGGCAGAAGCCGGCATGGCGTACGGCATGAGCAGTTTCCAGGTGTTTTTCCGGGTGTTGGTACCGCAGATGATTCGCCTGGCGATTCCGGGCTTCACCAACAACTGGCTGGTATTGACCAAGGCGACCGCGCTGATTTCGGTGGTCGGTCTGCAAGACATGATGTTCAAGGCCAAGCAGGCGGCAGACGCTACCCGCGAGCCTTTCACCTTCTTCCTCGCAGTGGCGGCGATGTACCTGGTGATCACCAGTGTCTCGTTGCTGGCATTGCGTCACCTTGAGAAGCGCTACTCGGTAGGCGTAAGGGCGGCTGATCTATGATCTTCGACTACAACGTCATTTGGGAGGCCTTGCCGCTGTACTTCGGCGGCCTGGTGACCACCCTCAAACTGCTCGCACTGTCGCTGTTTTTCGGTCTGCTGGCGGCGTTGCCGCTGGGGCTGATGCGCGTCTCCAAGCAGCCGATCGTCAACATGAGTGCCTGGCTGTTCACCTACGTGATCCGCGGCACGCCGATGCTGGTGCAGCTGTTTTTGATCTACTACGGTCTGGCGCAATTCGAAGCTGTGCGGGAGAGCTTCCTCTGGCCGTGGCTGTCCAGCGCCACGTTCTGTGCGTGCCTGGCCTTCGCCATCAACACCAGCGCCTACACCGCCGAAATCATCGCCGGCAGCCTGCGCGCCACGCCGAACGGCGAGATCGAAGCAGCCAAGGCCATGGGCATGTCACGGATAAAGATGTATAAGCGGATTCTGCTGCCATCGGCCCTGCGCCGGGCACTGCCGCAGTACAGCAACGAAGTGATCATGATGCTGCAGACCACCAGCCTGGCGTCCATCGTGACCCTGATCGACATCACCGGTGCCGCGCGCACGGTCAACGCTCAGTTCTACTTGCCGTTCGAGGCCTACATCACCGCCGGCGTGTTCTACCTGTGCCTGACGTTCATTCTGGTGCGCCTGTTCAAAATGGCCGAACACCGTTGGCTGGGCTATCTGGCCCCGCGGAAGCACTGACATGGAACGCATCGATCATGCATTGCCGTGGAGCCACCTGGGCAGCGAACGCCGGATTTCGGTGTTCCGCTTCGGTGCTGGCGAGCGCAAGGCCTACATTCAGGCCAGCCTGCACGCCGATGAACTGCCGGGGATGCGCACGGCCTGGGAGCTGAAAAAGCGCCTGACCGAACTCGAAGCCCAAGGCTTGCTGAACGGTGTGATCGAATTGGTGCCAGTAGCCAATCCACTGGGCCTCGGCCAGCTGCTTCAGGGGAACCATCAGGGTCGTTTCGAGGCCGGCAGCGGCAAGAACTTCAACCGGGATTTCGTCGAGTTGAGCGAGCCCGTGGCCGCCGAACTCGATGGGCATCTGGGTGATGATCCGCATGCCAATATTCGACTCATCCGTCAGGCTATGAGCGATCACCTGGCGGCTTTGCCAGAGGCGAGCAGCCAGTTGCAAGGCATGCAGCGCATCTTGCTCAGCCATGCCTGCACCGCCGATGTGGTGCTGGATTTGCACTGCGATTGCGAAGCGGCGCTGCACATGTATGCCTTGCCGCAACACTGGCCGCATTGGCGTTCGTTAGCCGCCCACTTGAACGTCAAGGTCGGGCTGCTGGCGGAAGATTCCGGCGGCAGCTCCTTTGACGAAGCGTGTTCGCTGCCATGGTTGCGTCTGTCGCGGCTGTTCCCGGATGCCCAGATTCCATTGGCATGCCTGGCGACTACCATTGAATTGGGTGGTCAGTCGGATACCGGTCGCCCAGAGGCGGTGGCTCACGCCGAAGGCATTCTGGCGTTCCTTGCCGAGCAGGGTTTGATCGGCGGCGAATGGCCAAAGCCTGTGCAAGAGGCTTGCGAAGGCATGCCGTTCGAAGGCACCGAATTGCTGTTCGCGCCGCATCCTGGTGTGGTGAGTTTTCTGCGTAAACCCGGTGAGTGGATTGAAGCCGGCGATGAGATTTTTGAAGTGATCGATCCATTATCGGATCGGGTCAGCACGGTGTGTGCTGGTACGTCCGGGGTGCTGTTTGCCATTGAACGGCTGCGTTATGCCCAACCCGGTTTCTGGCTGGCCAAGGTGGCGGGGCGCGAAGCGCTGCGTCACGGGCGCTTGCTCAACGACTGACTGACTGTTTTTGTGAGAACCGACCGCATGTACAAACTTGAAGTCCAAGACCTGCATAAACGCTATGGCAGTCACGAAGTGCTCAAGGGCGTGTCCCTGAAGGCGGCGGCTGGCGATGTGATCAGCATCATCGGCTCCAGTGGCTCCGGCAAAAGTACCTTCCTGCGCTGCATCAACCTGCTCGAGCAGCCGCACGCGGGCAAGATTCTGCTCAACAACGAAGAGCTGAAACTGGTTGCCAACAAGGACGGTGCGCTCAAGGCCGCCGACCCGAAGCAGCTGCAACGCATGCGTTCGCGCCTGTCGATGGTGTTCCAGCATTTCAACCTGTGGTCGCACATGACCGCGCTGGAAAACATCATGGAAGCGCCGGTCCACGTGCTCGGCATGTCCAAGGCCGAAGCCCGCGAGAAGGCCGAGCACTACCTGAACAAGGTCGGTGTTGCTCATCGCAAAGACGCCTACCCTGGACACATGTCCGGTGGCGAGCAACAGCGTGTGGCGATTGCCCGTGCGCTGGCGATGGAGCCTGAGGTGATGCTGTTCGACGAACCGACCTCGGCCCTCGATCCGGAGCTGGTCGGTGACGTGCTGAAAGTCATGCAGGCCCTGGCGCAGGAAGGCCGGACCATGGTGGTGGTAACGCACGAAATGGGCTTTGCCCGTGAAGTGTCGAACCAACTGGTTTTTCTGCACAAAGGTGTCGTCGAAGAAAGCGGCAACCCGCGTGAAGTGCTGGTGAACCCGCAATCCGAACGTTTGCAACAATTCCTCTCCGGCAGCTTGAAGTAATCAGGACTGCCGTTGTGCACAGGGATAGTGCATGCTTCGCCATTTAGAGGCTGGCCCCGATCCCACATTTGATCTCTGCCGGTGTCGAGATTTGCGTTCATTTACGGGCTAGCATTGGCCCATGCCTTCATCACTGTTTTCGTTTCGGATTGCCCGCCATGACTGCCCATCGAATTGGTTTCCTGATTTGGCCCAGCACTAAAGCTCTGACGCTTGCGCTGGCCGAGGAGGCCTTGCGTGTTGCCCAGCGTGTGCACCCGGACGTTGTTTACGAACTGTCGTTTTTGCAAGCCGAACCGCCAACCGACGGCGCCTGGCAATTGCCGGGTGAGCCCTGGGCCGGCAAGCTCGAAAACTTCCAGAAGCTGTTCCTGCTCGCCGATGAGCCGCCGACCTCACTCGCACCGGCGCTCAGCAGTGCACTGAAACAACTGGTGCGAGCCGGTTGTGTGATCGGCGGTTTGTCGGCCGGTGTTTACCCGTTGGCGCAACTCGGTTTGCTCGACGGTTATCGCGCTGCCGTGCATTGGCGCTGGCAGGACGATTTCGCCGAGCGTTTCCCGAAAGTCATCGCCACCAGCCATCTGTTCGACTGGGATCGCGATCGCTTGAGCGCCTGTGGTGGCTTGTCGGTACTGGACTTGTTGCTGGCGGTGCTGGCCCGTGATCACGGCGCCGAACTGGCCGGTGCGGTGTCGGAAGAACTGGTGGTCGAACGCATTCGTGAAGGCGGCGAACGCCAGCGGATTCCGTTGCAGAACCGCTTGGGCTCCAGCCATCCGAAGCTCACCCAGGCGGTGTTGCTGATGGAAGCCAACATCGAAGAGCCGCTGACCACCGACGAAATCGCCCAGCATGTGTGCGTATCGCGTCGGCAGCTGGAGCGGATCTTCAAGCAGTACCTCAACCGCGTGCCGAGCCAGTATTACCTGGAGCTGCGCCTGAACAAGGCCCGGCAGATGTTGATGCAAACCAGCAAGTCGATCATCCAGATCGGCCTGTCCTGTGGCTTCTCTTCGGGGCCGCATTTCTCCAGCGCCTACCGCAACTTCTTCGGTGCCACGCCGCGGGAAGATCGCAACCAGCGGCGCAGCAGCAGTCCGTTCGAATTGTCGTCGGTGCCGCCCGAGCGCGGCTAGACGTATTGCGACCTTGGCGGTGGCGGCGGCTCATTGCCTATGGAAATGGATGAGACTTCGGGTTCCTCTTGCAGCCTTCGCTGTTCGCTCTGTGCGTTTTCCCTGGCAAGACGTTGACTCGTCACGCGCTGTTCGGCGGTGTCGGAGAGTGAGTTGTCACTGAAGTCGAATTCGGTTGTGCCGGTGCCCAGCAGCTCGATCGGCACCTCGACAATGGCGTTCCCGGAGAGGTCAACGGTTTCAAGCTGGCGGCAGTCGAACAAACCCGTCGGTACTTCACTGAGGCCCGTGTGGCTCAAGTCCAGCCAGGACAATGCGGCCATCTGACCCACATCGGGTGTGCGGCTCAGCGGGTTGCTCCGCAGAATCAGTCTGTTGAGGTTCTTCAGGGCGGCCAGTCCCTCCACCGTTTGTTGAGTCAGGCTGATATGGCAGTTGGGCAGGCTGAGTCTCTTGAGTTTGTCCATGGCCAGCACTGCTTGGGGGATGTCGTCCAGACGATAGCCCTGGATGGCAAGCACCTGCAGATTGGCAAAACGCTCGAGAAATTGACCGACACGCGGGGGCGTGGCGTTGCTGCTGGTCAGGTTCAGTGTCTGTATATGGCCGAAGTCAGCCGATAACGTCGGCAATGCACCCGTGATGGGCAGATCGCAAGTGAACTCGAATTCGCTCTGACCCTCTACGGCTATCCGGCGCCAGCAATATTCCAGAAGTTCTTTGAATTGTTCCCTGCGCTCTTGCTCCAGATGCAGGGAATCGGCGTCCAGTGGTGCGGGGACGTCGCTGTTGATCGGAGCTTCTTTTGTCCATGCTTCGAGATCACGAATCAAGGTCGCGAGCTCAGTCTGTCGACGCACGAGTTCAACTCGACCATCAGCCAGTGTCCCGGGCAAGCCATAGACAATATCGTTGATGTGCGTGTCGCTTGATTGCGGATAAAGCGTACGGGCCAGTTGACTGTCTTCGGGGCTGACCGAAACACCGAAATCTACGCCGCTCGCCTGGCGGTGGGTTTTGATCCGCTCCCGTGTGGTTGATGTCAGCGGGTTGTGGTCGAGGTCAACGCCGGTGCTGAGATCGGGGGGAAGTTGGAAAAGTTCTTCCGGCAGTACGCTGATACGGTTTTCACTGAACAGTGCAATTTTCAGATTGGGCAGTTCGTGCAAACCGGCTGGAAGATGATCGATCCCCGTTCTGGACAGGTCGATGAAGTCCAGTGCTTTCAGCGCTGTAATGTCCGGGACGCTGCCCAACGGGTTGTTGTACATATCCAGCCCGCTCAGTCGGGGCAGGGAGGACAGGGCAGCTTGTCCCGCTTCATCGAACAGGATGCCGCAGCTGCTGAGCACCAGTGTTTTGAGTCTGGTCATTCGGGAAACGGACGGAGGAAATTTGCCGAGGGCAAAGCGGCGCATTTCCAGGGCCTCCAGTCCGGTAAAACAATTCAGGAAGCCCTCGACGCTCGTGAGGAAATCGTTACCCTGCAGCGCCAACCGGGTGACATGACTGAAGTCAGCGGTCAGCGTTGGCAGCTCACCGATGATGGTCAGATCAATGCCTAGAGAATTGACTCTGAGTTCTGTCTTGCCGGTTTGTCTGCTGCGCCAGAACTGTTTCAGAGTGCGGCTGAAGGCTCTGCGGTTGAACCGCTGCGCAGCCCGGTCAACCGCGTTCATGTTCAGTCCTGTCGTGCCGGTCGGCACGCGCTCTGACCAGGCGGCGAGGTCGCTGACCATTTGTGTGATTTCTGTTTCCCAGCGCGCCAACTGAGCGCTGCCGTCTGCCAGCGTTCCTGGCAATCGATAGATCACATGGGTGGCATCTTCGATGTCCAGCTCCGGAAACAGTGTCTGCGCTTTGGTGATGTCGGCCTTGTCGGGCAGTACGCCGAAATCATTTCCAATGCTGGCGTAGTGCACCTTGATGCGATCACGAGCACTCGGGGACAAAGGGTTGTTCGCCAGATCAATGCCATCGGCCAGATCGATATCCACTGCAAAGAAATCTTCTGGCAGATCAGTGATGGCGTTGCCAGTGAGCTGTGCGCTTCTGAGGTTGGGATGCGTGGCAAGGCCATTGGGCAGGCTGGCGATGCCGGTGTTGTACAGGCGGATATCGTTCAGCGTTGGCATGGGTGTCAGATCGGGAATCAGCCCCAGTGGGTTGTTGCTCAGGTCCAGATGCTCAAGATCAGGGAGTGAATGCAGCAGGGTCTGGCCCTCGGCGGTGAGGGTGATGGCGCATCTACCCAGTGTCAGTTCCTTGAGTTCGGTCAGGCGCGCAAGGTTGGCGGGCACTTGGCCCAAGGCGAAGTCATGCATCTCCAGGACATGCAGCCGGGAAAACAATTCGATGAACGGGGCGATGTCACCAATCGCTGAGTTGCCGATGAGGTGCAGCCTTGAAACATGGCTGAAGTCCGCCGTCAGCCGTGGCATGTCCCCCACAAAGTTCAGGTTTGCAATGAAGTGATCATCGCGCATGCCGGACGTGCTCGATCGGCGTTGCCAGAAGCTCTGTAATTGCCGGGCAAATTCAGATCGGTCCTTGTTGTACATCGTGACGGCATCGTTCGCCTCGCCGGTCAGCGGGTCTTGATGCGGTACCTGAACTGCCCAGGTCTGCAGATCTTGCTTGAGTCTGTCGAGTTCCACTTTCCAGGCCTCAAGCTGTACCCGACCGTCCGCCAGGGTGCCGGGCAAGTCGTAAATGAGTTCGCTGGCCTCGACGGTATTCAGGCTAGGGAACAGTTCTCTGGCCAGGGCGATGTCCGCAGGGTCTGCCAGCACGTCGAAATCCTGCCCGGTTCTGCGGTAGTAGCTTTTAATCCGGTTGCGAGCGTCAGCTGAGAGACCCTGGTTGTCAGCCAGATCAATGCCGTCACTGCGCTCGGCCGGCAGATCAAAAAGCGCATCGGGTAGCTCGACGATGTTGTTTTCACTCAACAGCGCGGTTCCCGGATCGGGGCTCTCGGTGATTCCGGGGGGCAGTTCGCGAAGGCCAGTGGCAGACAGATCGAGGTATTCGAGCGAGGGCAGCAGATTCAGATCAAAAAATGATCCGAGAGGGTTGCCGCGCAATTCGAGTGTTTGCAGCTGCGGCATGGCGCAGAGCGCGGCCTGGTTTTCCGGGGTTATCATGACTCCGCAGTTCTTGAGTCGCAGTGTGAGCAGTTTCGTCGTGTTTATCGATGACAGCGTTGCAGGTTCCAGATCAAAAAAACTCAGCTCCAACAGGGTCAGGTCCTGAAACTGCTGCAGGAAGGGCAAGAGCGCCGAAACATGACGGTTGCCATCAAGGGCGATTTCTCGAACATGGCTGAAATCTGCACGCAGCAACGGCATGTCGCCGATGAACCCCACGGAGGCTTGCAGGCGGTTGCTTTGCAGTGTCGGGGGTAACGGCGGTCTTTGACGCCACAACTGTTCCACTTTGTTGCTGAAGGCTTGCCGGACAAGGCGTTCGTTCTCCTGCTCGTTGACAGTCAACAGCTCACCCGTCTCCGGGGAGCGCTCGGGGATGTTGTCGCTCCATTGTGCAAGGTCGTCATGGAGCCGACGGACTTCGGCTTCCCAAGCGGCGAGTTGGGCGCGGCCTTCGACCAGTGTTCCGGGCAGTTGATAAAGCAGATCAGTGGCTTGCTCGCTGTTGAGGCCTGGAAAGAGCTTGCTCGCCCGATTCATGTCCGCCGCTTCCGGCAGAACGCCAAAGTGCTTTCCGCTTCGCTTGTAGTAGACCTTCACCCGCTCCCGGCTGGTTGAGGAAAGGGGATTGTCGGCAAAACTGAAACCGTCACTGAGCGCAGGAGCCAGATCGAAAAACACCTCGGGAATGTCAATGATCTGATTGCCGGAGAATCGGCTCATGACCAGTTGTGGATGATCCAGCAGACCACCTGGCAGCATCGAGATGCCCGTATTGTCGAGATTGATGTAGCGCAACGAGGGCATTGCGTGAACATCGGGCGCCACCTCGAGGCGGTTGCCTTGCAGGTCCAGGAGCATGAGTTCGGACAAGGGCGCAAACATCGACCGGTTGTTGGCAGGCAGAACGAGACCGCAGTCGCGCATGACCAGATTTTGCAGCAGGGGCATTGAGGTAATGGCTGGCGGCAGGCTCGACAAGTTGAGGTTTTGCACGTCCAGGGATCGCAGTTGCGGGAACTGCTGCAAGAATCCATCGATGGCACCGGTATGAGGGCCGCCGTTGATGCCAAGTGAGGCGACGTGACTGAAGTCGGCATCCGGCACGGGCAGGTCACCGATGATCGGCTGTCTTACCTGAAGGGTGTAACCGGCGGAGCTGCGTATTTCCCTGCGCCAGCAGCGTTCGAGGTTTTTTCTGAGTGTTGCGCGGCTTTGCTTTGCCGCGCGAAGTTCAATGGCCGTCAAGGGCAATCCGCTAGCGGGATCG belongs to Pseudomonas sp. B21-015 and includes:
- the acs gene encoding acetate--CoA ligase, encoding MSAASLYPVRPEVAANTLTDEATYKAMYQQSVVNPDGFWREQAKRLDWIKPFTTVKQTSFDDHHVDIKWFADGTLNVSYNCLDRHLAERGDQIAIIWEGDDPAESRNITYRELHEEVCKFANALRGQDVHRGDVVTIYMPMIPEAVVAMLACTRIGAIHSVVFGGFSPEALAGRIIDCKSKVVITADEGVRAGKKIPLKSNVDDALTNPETSSIQKVIVCKRTGGNIKWNQHRDIWYEDLMKVAGSVCAPKEMGAEEALFILYTSGSTGKPKGVQHTTGGYLLYAAMTHERVFDYRPGEIYWCTADVGWVTGHTYIVYGPLANGATTLLFEGVPNYPDITRVAKIVDKHKVNILYTAPTAIRAMMASGTAAVEGADGSSLRLLGSVGEPINPEAWDWYYKNVGQSRCPIVDTWWQTETGGNMMSPLPGAHGLKPGSAARPFFGVVPALVDNLGNIIEGVAEGNLVILDSWPGQARTLYGDHDRFVDTYFKTFRGMYFTGDGARRDADGYYWITGRVDDVLNVSGHRMGTAEIESAMVAHPKVAEAAVVGVPHDIKGQGIYVYVTLIAGEEPSEQLRLELKNWVRKEIGPIASPDVIQWAPGLPKTRSGKIMRRILRKIATAEYDGLGDISTLADPGVVQHLIDTHKTMNVA
- a CDS encoding ABC transporter permease; its protein translation is MLKGYGAVILDGAWLTLQLALSSMALAIVLGLIGVALRLSPVRWLAWLGDLYSTVIRGIPDLVLILLIFYGGQDLLNRVAPMLGYDDYIDLNPLAAGIGTLGFIFGAYLSETFRGAFMAIPKGQAEAGMAYGMSSFQVFFRVLVPQMIRLAIPGFTNNWLVLTKATALISVVGLQDMMFKAKQAADATREPFTFFLAVAAMYLVITSVSLLALRHLEKRYSVGVRAADL
- a CDS encoding GlxA family transcriptional regulator, coding for MTAHRIGFLIWPSTKALTLALAEEALRVAQRVHPDVVYELSFLQAEPPTDGAWQLPGEPWAGKLENFQKLFLLADEPPTSLAPALSSALKQLVRAGCVIGGLSAGVYPLAQLGLLDGYRAAVHWRWQDDFAERFPKVIATSHLFDWDRDRLSACGGLSVLDLLLAVLARDHGAELAGAVSEELVVERIREGGERQRIPLQNRLGSSHPKLTQAVLLMEANIEEPLTTDEIAQHVCVSRRQLERIFKQYLNRVPSQYYLELRLNKARQMLMQTSKSIIQIGLSCGFSSGPHFSSAYRNFFGATPREDRNQRRSSSPFELSSVPPERG
- a CDS encoding ABC transporter substrate-binding protein, which translates into the protein MKKLVLLGALALSVLSLPTFADEKPLKIGIEAAYPPFASKAPDGSIVGFDYDIGNALCEEMKVKCQWVEQEFDGLIPALKVRKIDAILSSMSITEDRKKSVDFTNKYYNTPARLAMKAGTQVSESLAELKGKNIGVQRGSIHERFAREVLAPLGAEIKPYGSQNEIYLDVAAGRLDGTVADATLLDDGFLKTDAGKGFAFVGPAFTDEKYFGDGIGIAVRKGDALKDKINTAITAIRANGKYKQIQDKYFAFDIYGK
- a CDS encoding ABC transporter permease gives rise to the protein MIFDYNVIWEALPLYFGGLVTTLKLLALSLFFGLLAALPLGLMRVSKQPIVNMSAWLFTYVIRGTPMLVQLFLIYYGLAQFEAVRESFLWPWLSSATFCACLAFAINTSAYTAEIIAGSLRATPNGEIEAAKAMGMSRIKMYKRILLPSALRRALPQYSNEVIMMLQTTSLASIVTLIDITGAARTVNAQFYLPFEAYITAGVFYLCLTFILVRLFKMAEHRWLGYLAPRKH
- a CDS encoding M14 family metallopeptidase; the encoded protein is MERIDHALPWSHLGSERRISVFRFGAGERKAYIQASLHADELPGMRTAWELKKRLTELEAQGLLNGVIELVPVANPLGLGQLLQGNHQGRFEAGSGKNFNRDFVELSEPVAAELDGHLGDDPHANIRLIRQAMSDHLAALPEASSQLQGMQRILLSHACTADVVLDLHCDCEAALHMYALPQHWPHWRSLAAHLNVKVGLLAEDSGGSSFDEACSLPWLRLSRLFPDAQIPLACLATTIELGGQSDTGRPEAVAHAEGILAFLAEQGLIGGEWPKPVQEACEGMPFEGTELLFAPHPGVVSFLRKPGEWIEAGDEIFEVIDPLSDRVSTVCAGTSGVLFAIERLRYAQPGFWLAKVAGREALRHGRLLND
- a CDS encoding ABC transporter ATP-binding protein, producing MYKLEVQDLHKRYGSHEVLKGVSLKAAAGDVISIIGSSGSGKSTFLRCINLLEQPHAGKILLNNEELKLVANKDGALKAADPKQLQRMRSRLSMVFQHFNLWSHMTALENIMEAPVHVLGMSKAEAREKAEHYLNKVGVAHRKDAYPGHMSGGEQQRVAIARALAMEPEVMLFDEPTSALDPELVGDVLKVMQALAQEGRTMVVVTHEMGFAREVSNQLVFLHKGVVEESGNPREVLVNPQSERLQQFLSGSLK